The genomic segment GGATTCTGGACGGGGAAAACTCCTGTATGAACAGCATTGCGCCAGCTGCCACGGAGCCAGCGGTAAAGGGGAGGCTCCGGCCGGCACCGCATTCATTCCGCCCGCAGCCGACCTGACCAGCGTGAAGAGTCAACATAAATTGGACGCCGTGCTCGCGAACATGATCGAACATGGAAAACCGGGAACGGAGATGGCGGCCTGGAAGGGGCGCCTCGCCGGCGGGGAGATCAACGACATCGTAACTTATGTCAGAACCTTGGGAACGTCGGCGCCATGAACGCCAGCCGATGGAGCCTCATCGCCATTCTGCTATGGGTCGTCGGTGTCGCGGTC from the Nitrospirota bacterium genome contains:
- a CDS encoding cytochrome c; translated protein: MFLAGAEARRFSPSRAFTEQDDLMKPLFLTIIIGSSLLFWVEIPLVSAAHGDSGRGKLLYEQHCASCHGASGKGEAPAGTAFIPPAADLTSVKSQHKLDAVLANMIEHGKPGTEMAAWKGRLAGGEINDIVTYVRTLGTSAP